Proteins encoded in a region of the Streptomyces akebiae genome:
- a CDS encoding alpha/beta hydrolase produces MPVLPGAEPFHHEGGEVGVLLCHGFTGSPQSLRPWAEYLAERGLTVALPLLPGHGTRWEDLRPTGWQDWYAEVDRELRTLRERCTRVFVAGLSMGGALALRLAAKHGDAVAGVMVVNPANKVHGPAAHALPLLRHFVPTTKGITSDIAKEGVEEVGYSHVPLHAAHSLRNFLRLVDGELPQVTQPLLLLHSPRDHVVPPVDSERVLGRVSSTDVTEVLLEQSHHVATLDHDADRIFEESHAFVTRLVAGSDAPRATESAAGVKKSDAESVQQSDSGSADRIGPGSLEQREGTATGG; encoded by the coding sequence GTGCCGGTCCTTCCTGGAGCCGAGCCGTTCCACCACGAGGGCGGGGAGGTCGGAGTCCTCCTCTGCCACGGTTTCACCGGGTCACCACAGTCTCTGCGGCCCTGGGCGGAGTATCTCGCCGAACGCGGGCTGACCGTCGCGCTGCCCCTGCTGCCGGGCCACGGCACCCGCTGGGAGGACCTCCGCCCGACGGGCTGGCAGGACTGGTACGCGGAGGTGGACCGCGAGCTGCGGACCCTGCGTGAGCGCTGTACGCGGGTCTTCGTCGCGGGGCTGTCCATGGGCGGCGCCCTGGCGCTGCGGCTGGCCGCGAAGCACGGGGACGCGGTCGCCGGCGTGATGGTCGTCAACCCGGCGAACAAGGTGCACGGCCCGGCCGCGCACGCCCTTCCCCTGCTCCGGCACTTCGTCCCCACCACGAAGGGGATCACCAGCGACATCGCCAAGGAGGGCGTCGAGGAGGTGGGGTACAGCCATGTGCCGCTGCACGCGGCCCACTCCCTGCGTAATTTCCTGCGCCTCGTCGACGGCGAACTGCCCCAGGTCACCCAGCCGTTGCTGCTGCTGCACAGCCCACGGGACCATGTGGTGCCGCCCGTCGACTCCGAGCGCGTCCTCGGCCGGGTGTCCTCGACGGACGTCACGGAGGTCCTGCTGGAACAGAGCCACCATGTCGCGACGTTGGACCACGACGCGGACCGGATCTTCGAGGAGAGCCACGCGTTCGTCACCCGGCTGGTGGCGGGATCCGATGCGCCTCGCGCGACGGAGTCCGCGGCGGGTGTGAAGAAGTCCGACGCGGAATCCGTACAGCAGTCTGATTCGGGGTCCGCGGATCGGATCGGTCCGGGATCCTTGGAGCAGAGGGAAGGGACGGCCACTGGTGGCTGA
- a CDS encoding lysophospholipid acyltransferase family protein, which translates to MKVAIGGPLKVTFRPWVEGLENIPAEGAAILASNHLSFSDSFFLPAVLDRKVTFIAKAEYFTTPGLKGKLTAAFFKGVGQLPVDRSGARGAGEAAIRSGIQVIESGELFGIYPEGTRSPDGRLYRGKPGGLARVALATGAPVIPVAMIDTEKIQPPGKVLPKVMRPGIRIGKPLDFSRYQGMEHDRFVLRALTDEVMYEIMKLSGQEYVDMYATAAKRQIADAAKAEKEADKAARAALAKAAKEQAARELREQAEKARADKDGTDKDGTDRERPAS; encoded by the coding sequence ATGAAGGTCGCTATCGGGGGACCGCTCAAGGTCACCTTCAGGCCCTGGGTGGAGGGCCTGGAGAACATTCCGGCCGAGGGCGCCGCGATCCTCGCGAGCAATCACCTCTCCTTCTCGGACTCGTTCTTCCTCCCCGCGGTCCTGGACCGCAAGGTCACGTTCATCGCGAAGGCCGAGTACTTCACCACCCCCGGCCTCAAGGGCAAGCTGACGGCCGCCTTCTTCAAGGGCGTCGGCCAGCTCCCGGTGGACCGTTCCGGCGCGCGCGGCGCGGGTGAGGCCGCGATCAGGAGCGGCATACAGGTCATCGAGAGCGGCGAACTCTTCGGCATCTACCCGGAGGGCACCCGCTCGCCCGACGGTCGCCTCTACCGGGGCAAGCCCGGCGGCCTCGCCCGCGTGGCCCTCGCCACCGGCGCGCCCGTCATCCCCGTCGCCATGATCGACACGGAGAAGATCCAGCCCCCGGGCAAGGTCCTGCCCAAGGTCATGCGCCCCGGCATCCGCATCGGCAAGCCCCTCGACTTCAGCCGCTACCAGGGCATGGAGCACGACCGCTTCGTCCTGCGGGCGCTGACCGACGAGGTCATGTACGAGATCATGAAGCTCTCCGGCCAGGAGTACGTCGACATGTACGCGACCGCCGCCAAGCGGCAGATCGCGGACGCGGCCAAGGCCGAGAAGGAGGCCGACAAGGCCGCCAGGGCCGCCCTCGCCAAGGCTGCGAAGGAACAGGCCGCCAGGGAGCTGAGGGAACAGGCCGAGAAGGCCCGCGCCGACAAGGACGGCACGGACAAGGACGGTACGGACAGGGAGCGCCCGGCTTCGTGA